A genome region from Candidatus Microthrix parvicella Bio17-1 includes the following:
- a CDS encoding O-antigen ligase family protein, giving the protein MTQASSTSTTTGADRRWGDRWGLIVATCWMFALGLGPIYTLRNRIQPLPAGQYIDDARVNAAFVVLYLVVIAALARRVPRLSRPTTVLLVALHVLVIASALWSLAPGRSATQGLLFALTTMTAVVVGDRIGVRGLLLALAVAAQVGVVLSQLAVRRSWPNTIDGNGDWSGIYLNRNSLGPVAMLALLATFGAMALWWQDRDGATSRSSRDVGLGAALGGALVVLVVLDVHTLLRSASLTPVVGAVVAVLTVIVAVLVPALQQRFASGRAASGGPVTEQVSPWPLVAAVVATWAGVAVVAMVGRSQVATNLDRSSTLSGRTELWGWLIDAISRRPFGGWGWLGVWEDRALEAEVVARFNVDFSTAHNAVIEMLLATGVFGALLLVATVGALIWPTVQLTAHSGGDRRLGVVALGLVGYVVAVNQLETYVGANLLPWALLVGGAATCARTLADDAGSDRAAVPNPSRVSI; this is encoded by the coding sequence GTGACCCAAGCCTCCTCGACCTCAACGACCACCGGAGCAGATCGACGCTGGGGCGATCGGTGGGGGTTGATCGTGGCCACCTGCTGGATGTTCGCCCTTGGCCTGGGTCCGATCTACACGCTCCGCAACCGGATTCAGCCCCTTCCGGCGGGCCAGTACATCGACGATGCGCGGGTGAACGCCGCATTCGTCGTTCTGTACCTGGTGGTCATCGCCGCCTTGGCGCGTCGTGTCCCCCGGCTGTCGCGGCCCACCACGGTGTTGCTGGTAGCGCTCCACGTGTTGGTGATCGCCTCGGCCCTCTGGTCGCTGGCGCCGGGACGTTCCGCAACGCAGGGGCTGCTGTTTGCGCTGACGACGATGACGGCGGTGGTGGTGGGCGACCGCATCGGTGTCCGGGGCCTGCTGTTGGCACTGGCCGTGGCCGCTCAGGTGGGCGTGGTGCTCAGCCAACTGGCGGTGCGTCGTTCCTGGCCCAACACCATCGACGGCAACGGCGACTGGTCCGGGATCTATCTCAACCGAAACTCGCTGGGGCCGGTGGCGATGCTGGCGCTGCTTGCAACCTTCGGTGCCATGGCCCTGTGGTGGCAGGATCGAGACGGCGCCACATCACGTTCGTCGAGGGACGTCGGTCTCGGTGCCGCTCTCGGCGGCGCGCTCGTCGTGCTCGTGGTCCTGGACGTCCACACGCTGCTGCGGTCGGCGTCGCTCACCCCGGTGGTGGGGGCGGTCGTGGCGGTGCTCACCGTGATCGTCGCCGTACTGGTACCGGCGCTGCAGCAACGGTTCGCGTCGGGGCGAGCCGCTTCGGGCGGGCCGGTTACCGAGCAGGTTTCCCCGTGGCCGCTCGTCGCCGCCGTGGTTGCCACCTGGGCCGGCGTGGCGGTGGTGGCCATGGTCGGTCGTTCCCAGGTGGCCACCAATCTGGACCGCAGTTCCACCCTGTCGGGCCGCACCGAGTTGTGGGGCTGGCTGATCGACGCCATCAGCCGCCGACCGTTTGGCGGCTGGGGCTGGTTGGGCGTGTGGGAGGACCGGGCCCTGGAGGCTGAGGTGGTCGCCCGCTTCAACGTCGACTTCTCCACGGCCCACAACGCGGTGATCGAGATGCTTCTCGCCACCGGGGTGTTCGGCGCACTGCTGTTGGTGGCCACCGTGGGTGCCTTGATCTGGCCGACCGTCCAGCTGACCGCGCACAGCGGTGGGGATCGCCGCTTGGGTGTGGTCGCCCTGGGCCTGGTCGGGTACGTGGTGGCCGTCAACCAACTGGAGACCTACGTGGGTGCCAACCTGTTGCCATGGGCGTTGCTCGTCGGCGGGGCAGCCACCTGCGCCCGAACCCTGGCCGATGATGCGGGGTCCGACCGTGCCGCCGTCCCGAACCCCTCGAGAGTGAGCATCTGA
- the rfbB gene encoding dTDP-glucose 4,6-dehydratase — protein MKLFVTGGAGFIGSNYVRHVLANTDDSVTVFDALTYAGNLANLADIADDPRYRFVHGDICDRDVVTAAMAGHDAVVHFAAESHVDRSILGPDVFVRTNCTGTNVICDVARQTEVEAMVHISTDEVYGSIDVGSFLEGDPLDPRSPYSAAKAGSDLIALSYHSTFDLPVRVTRSSNQFGPYQFPEKLIPYFATTLMQGGNVPLYGDGLNVRDWLYVADNCVAVDLVLRQGTSGEIYNIGADNERTNRELTDRVLALLGKDESSVDYVEDRLGHDRRYSVNCDKVRALGWEGPTRPFADTLADTIAFYVDRPDWWQPLLQRVKNR, from the coding sequence ATGAAACTGTTTGTCACCGGCGGTGCCGGCTTCATCGGCTCCAACTACGTGCGTCACGTGCTGGCCAACACCGACGACTCGGTCACCGTGTTCGACGCGTTGACCTACGCCGGCAACCTCGCCAACCTGGCCGACATCGCCGACGACCCCCGTTATCGCTTTGTCCACGGCGACATCTGCGACCGCGATGTCGTGACGGCGGCGATGGCCGGGCACGACGCGGTGGTGCACTTCGCCGCCGAGAGCCACGTGGACCGCTCCATCCTGGGACCCGACGTGTTCGTACGCACCAACTGCACCGGTACCAACGTGATCTGCGACGTGGCACGCCAGACCGAGGTGGAGGCCATGGTGCACATCTCCACCGACGAGGTGTACGGGTCGATCGACGTGGGCAGCTTCCTCGAGGGTGATCCGCTGGATCCACGTTCGCCGTACTCGGCGGCCAAGGCCGGCTCCGACCTGATCGCGCTCAGCTATCACTCCACGTTCGACCTGCCGGTGCGGGTGACCCGCAGCTCCAATCAGTTTGGTCCCTACCAGTTTCCCGAGAAGCTCATTCCGTACTTCGCCACCACCCTGATGCAGGGCGGCAACGTGCCGCTCTACGGCGACGGCCTGAACGTCCGCGACTGGCTCTACGTCGCCGACAACTGCGTCGCCGTCGATCTGGTGCTGCGGCAGGGGACCTCGGGCGAGATCTACAACATCGGCGCCGACAACGAGCGCACCAACCGTGAGTTGACCGATCGGGTGCTGGCGCTGTTGGGCAAGGACGAGTCCTCGGTTGACTACGTCGAGGACCGACTGGGCCACGATCGCCGTTATTCGGTCAACTGTGACAAGGTCCGGGCGCTCGGCTGGGAGGGCCCCACCCGTCCGTTCGCCGACACCCTGGCCGACACCATCGCCTTTTACGTCGATCGTCCCGACTGGTGGCAGCCGCTTCTGCAACGAGTGAAGAACCGGTGA
- a CDS encoding dTDP-4-dehydrorhamnose 3,5-epimerase family protein: protein MAQLNASEEIDGVVVVTPDLHRDARGLFIETYRRSWFPGQREMIQGNRGDRQQGSLVGLHYHLHQSDYWYVPTGWARVVLHDLRAGGPTDGVTMMLDLGQVNGGDNNHLGVYIPPGVAHGFAALTDMTITYLVDGYYNPADELGVAWDDPAIGADWGLETPLVSERDAANPARSALEPQWRPHAALRT from the coding sequence ATGGCCCAATTGAATGCGTCAGAAGAAATCGATGGTGTGGTGGTGGTGACACCGGATCTTCATCGCGATGCCAGGGGGCTGTTCATTGAGACCTACCGGCGCAGTTGGTTTCCGGGCCAGCGGGAAATGATTCAGGGCAACCGGGGCGATCGCCAACAGGGGTCGCTGGTGGGCCTGCACTATCACCTTCACCAGTCTGATTACTGGTATGTGCCAACCGGCTGGGCTCGGGTGGTGCTTCACGATCTGCGCGCCGGTGGGCCCACCGATGGTGTCACCATGATGCTGGATCTGGGTCAGGTGAACGGTGGCGACAACAACCATCTGGGCGTGTACATCCCGCCGGGCGTGGCCCACGGGTTCGCCGCCCTGACCGACATGACGATCACTTACCTCGTCGACGGCTACTACAACCCCGCTGACGAGTTGGGCGTGGCCTGGGATGACCCGGCGATCGGCGCCGACTGGGGTTTGGAGACGCCGCTGGTGTCCGAGCGCGACGCCGCCAACCCCGCCCGGAGCGCATTGGAACCCCAGTGGCGGCCCCATGCCGCACTTCGCACGTAA
- a CDS encoding sugar phosphate nucleotidyltransferase codes for MKGLILSGGAGTRLRPITHTSAKQLVPVANKPILFYGIEDMAEAGITEIGIIVGSTAAEIEAAVGDGSRFGVHVSYLPQDEPLGLAHCVLIARDFLGDDDFVMYLGDNMLEQGLGGFIARWESQHTAALQPALGDAPDGPTGAPAAQILLTPVPDPQRFGVAELDDEGNVVALVEKPEDPPSDLALVGVYLFSKLIHQAVAAIAPSARGELEITDAIQWLIDSGAPVHHDLLDGWWLDTGKKDPLLESNRRVLESLEARVDGEVDADSKVDGRVVIEAGARLVNSEVRGPAIIGAGSVITSSYIGPFTAVAANCEVTDSEIDQSVIMEGARIRAVPRLTDSLMGRDSEVTRGARRSQATRVTLGDHSTVELA; via the coding sequence ATGAAGGGCCTGATCCTCTCGGGTGGCGCGGGCACTCGTCTGCGACCCATCACTCACACCAGCGCCAAGCAACTGGTGCCGGTGGCCAACAAACCGATCCTGTTTTACGGCATCGAGGACATGGCCGAGGCCGGAATCACCGAAATCGGCATCATCGTCGGCTCGACGGCCGCCGAGATCGAGGCGGCGGTCGGTGACGGCTCACGGTTTGGGGTTCACGTCAGCTACCTGCCCCAGGACGAGCCGCTGGGCCTGGCGCATTGCGTGCTGATCGCCCGCGACTTCCTCGGCGACGACGATTTCGTGATGTACCTGGGCGACAACATGCTGGAACAGGGGTTGGGTGGGTTCATCGCACGGTGGGAGTCCCAACACACGGCTGCGCTGCAGCCGGCACTCGGCGATGCCCCGGACGGCCCAACCGGAGCGCCTGCCGCTCAGATACTGCTGACGCCGGTGCCGGACCCCCAACGCTTCGGCGTTGCCGAGCTTGACGATGAGGGCAACGTGGTCGCCTTGGTGGAGAAGCCGGAGGATCCGCCGTCGGATCTGGCGCTGGTGGGCGTCTACCTGTTCTCGAAGCTCATCCATCAGGCTGTGGCGGCGATCGCCCCGTCCGCCCGTGGCGAGTTGGAGATCACCGATGCCATCCAATGGCTGATCGATTCCGGGGCGCCGGTGCATCATGACCTGTTGGACGGCTGGTGGCTGGACACCGGCAAGAAGGACCCGCTGTTGGAATCCAACCGGCGGGTGCTGGAGAGCCTGGAGGCCCGCGTCGACGGCGAGGTCGATGCCGACTCCAAGGTGGACGGCCGGGTCGTGATCGAGGCCGGGGCCAGACTTGTGAACTCCGAGGTCCGTGGCCCGGCGATCATCGGTGCGGGCTCGGTCATCACCTCCAGCTATATCGGGCCGTTCACGGCGGTGGCCGCGAACTGCGAGGTGACCGACTCGGAAATCGATCAGTCGGTCATCATGGAGGGTGCCCGCATCCGGGCGGTGCCCCGGCTGACCGATTCGCTGATGGGGCGCGACAGCGAGGTGACCCGCGGCGCACGACGTTCACAGGCGACCCGTGTGACCTTGGGGGATCACTCCACGGTCGAGCTGGCCTGA
- a CDS encoding glycosyltransferase, with amino-acid sequence MTASPPSPAPLVQVIVLNWNAADLTSRCVRSIEATDWSREALDLVIVDNGSIDGSAEVLARRHPGWTLIRNGANLGFAEGINRALRRGRSTFVALVNNDAVVDPDWLDPLVGALETHPTAGAAAPLILFDRWFVDVHLHVHDTGARGRVTSVEVNGHDRWAQVLCLEGVVRPPHPSIPLRLEIEVAHDGKLAVPIPAPDESGDDPELTLTLHSDRPVSARCGANEVTANPVDGLVHLSLAADDPPQRRINSLGTALTTWCEGYERHLGDPAGPLLEGEATAGVVPGFTGGGVLLRTAALEDVGLFDPRFFMYYEDTDLSWRMRRAGWDTVTAADSVLYHQLGATAGSSWPGFFFLNYRNWLLTVARNGSFGDGRRAMGAAWGNSWPFVRRNVVGRVRRFQRPNTAIAVRWVKVWAGTKAALPRTLASRLGGRWRRIGRAPTEVVGSRFLKPTGPGLPSPEPDGPTVVFVDVTDTLASRWRAGIQRAVSELVTRLILEHPEVSVVPMRWSALDRCYRRLDGAETEALFDPEAMPNHPPAPAAADPPGWRRVITRVAAVPAVRERIDEARRLRALRQRPPHHADLLIDAIPAGATLLDLDATWNLDDAPRSRWYPQLQQSGVRVISLLHDVLPVTHPEWFDPNLARVFQAHVAAAVGHADVVVTSSAYSAAQIAGLAAGPGRGAATIEQIALGADPVARAEQPADAALLASLAGRRVILVVGTLEPRKNHSGLLDAFDRLGTDSTLVVVGRQGWKADDIAQRIRGHEAFGEALRWPSEVNDATLDALYDLADVVVVPSHAEGYGLPVVEALRHGCLVVSSTGGSLPEVGGDDVSYVDATAPDAFAAAIDAALGERESTPSAPTAPRDFPTWDDSADALCTILRG; translated from the coding sequence ATGACCGCCTCACCTCCAAGCCCCGCCCCCCTCGTGCAGGTGATCGTCTTGAACTGGAACGCCGCCGACCTGACGTCGCGGTGTGTGCGGTCGATCGAGGCCACCGACTGGTCCCGTGAGGCCTTGGATCTGGTGATCGTCGACAACGGAAGCATCGACGGATCGGCCGAGGTGCTGGCCCGGCGCCACCCCGGATGGACCCTGATTCGCAACGGCGCCAACCTGGGTTTCGCCGAAGGGATCAACCGGGCCCTGCGACGTGGCCGGTCGACCTTCGTTGCGCTGGTGAACAACGACGCGGTGGTCGATCCTGACTGGCTGGATCCCCTGGTCGGGGCGCTGGAAACGCATCCGACGGCCGGCGCCGCTGCGCCCTTGATCCTCTTCGACCGCTGGTTCGTCGACGTGCACCTGCACGTGCACGACACCGGGGCGCGGGGGAGGGTCACCAGCGTCGAGGTGAACGGCCACGATCGTTGGGCGCAGGTGTTGTGCCTCGAGGGCGTGGTGCGACCGCCACACCCATCGATTCCGCTTCGCCTGGAGATCGAGGTGGCACACGACGGCAAGCTGGCCGTGCCCATACCCGCACCGGACGAATCCGGCGACGACCCCGAGTTGACACTGACGCTTCACAGCGATCGGCCCGTCAGCGCCCGCTGCGGTGCGAACGAGGTGACGGCCAACCCCGTCGATGGGCTGGTGCACCTCAGCCTGGCCGCCGACGACCCCCCGCAGCGGCGCATCAACAGCCTGGGTACGGCGCTGACCACCTGGTGCGAGGGCTACGAGCGGCATCTGGGCGACCCGGCCGGCCCACTTCTGGAGGGCGAGGCAACGGCGGGGGTTGTCCCCGGGTTCACCGGCGGGGGTGTGTTGTTACGGACCGCTGCGCTGGAAGACGTCGGCCTCTTCGATCCGCGGTTCTTCATGTACTACGAGGACACCGACCTGTCCTGGCGAATGCGGCGGGCCGGTTGGGACACCGTCACCGCCGCCGACTCGGTGCTGTACCACCAGTTGGGCGCCACGGCCGGTTCATCGTGGCCTGGCTTCTTCTTTCTGAACTACCGAAACTGGCTGCTGACGGTGGCACGGAACGGCTCGTTTGGCGACGGCCGCCGCGCCATGGGTGCCGCCTGGGGAAACTCGTGGCCGTTTGTTCGTCGCAACGTGGTAGGCAGGGTGCGTCGCTTTCAGCGACCAAACACCGCCATCGCCGTGCGCTGGGTCAAGGTGTGGGCCGGCACCAAGGCGGCGCTCCCCCGCACGCTTGCCTCCCGGCTGGGTGGCCGATGGCGACGAATCGGCCGAGCACCCACCGAGGTTGTTGGAAGCCGGTTCCTCAAACCGACCGGACCCGGCCTGCCGTCGCCGGAGCCCGATGGGCCCACGGTGGTGTTCGTCGACGTCACCGACACCCTGGCGTCCCGTTGGAGGGCCGGCATTCAGCGCGCCGTGTCGGAGTTGGTGACCCGGCTGATACTTGAGCACCCCGAGGTTTCGGTGGTGCCGATGCGGTGGAGCGCGCTGGACCGGTGCTACCGACGCCTTGATGGTGCCGAAACCGAGGCGCTGTTCGACCCCGAGGCGATGCCCAACCACCCGCCGGCACCAGCCGCCGCCGATCCACCGGGGTGGCGACGCGTCATCACCCGGGTGGCCGCGGTCCCCGCCGTTCGGGAACGCATCGACGAGGCGCGACGGCTGCGAGCCCTCCGCCAACGACCACCGCATCACGCCGACCTGCTCATCGACGCGATCCCGGCCGGTGCCACCCTGCTGGATCTCGACGCCACCTGGAACCTCGATGATGCTCCCCGCTCCCGCTGGTACCCGCAGCTTCAGCAGTCCGGGGTGCGGGTGATCAGCCTGCTGCACGACGTGCTGCCCGTGACCCACCCCGAGTGGTTCGATCCCAACCTGGCCCGGGTGTTCCAGGCCCATGTCGCAGCCGCAGTCGGCCACGCCGACGTGGTGGTCACCAGCTCCGCCTATTCGGCCGCTCAAATTGCCGGCCTGGCCGCAGGTCCCGGCCGTGGCGCCGCAACGATCGAACAGATCGCGCTTGGAGCCGACCCGGTGGCCCGCGCCGAACAACCGGCCGACGCCGCACTGCTGGCTTCGCTTGCCGGCCGGCGGGTGATCCTGGTGGTCGGAACGCTCGAGCCTCGCAAGAACCACTCGGGTCTGCTGGATGCCTTCGACCGACTGGGCACCGACTCCACCCTGGTGGTCGTGGGGCGCCAGGGTTGGAAGGCCGACGACATCGCCCAGCGAATCCGCGGTCATGAGGCCTTCGGTGAGGCACTGCGTTGGCCATCGGAGGTCAACGACGCCACGTTGGATGCCCTGTACGACCTTGCCGACGTGGTGGTGGTGCCCTCACACGCAGAGGGCTACGGGCTGCCGGTGGTGGAGGCACTCCGCCACGGCTGTCTCGTGGTGTCATCGACGGGCGGATCCTTGCCGGAGGTGGGCGGCGACGACGTCAGCTACGTGGACGCCACCGCCCCCGACGCATTCGCAGCTGCAATCGATGCGGCGCTCGGCGAGCGCGAATCGACACCTTCCGCGCCGACGGCACCCCGGGACTTTCCAACCTGGGACGACAGCGCCGACGCGCTGTGCACCATCCTGCGAGGGTGA
- the moeB gene encoding molybdopterin-synthase adenylyltransferase MoeB encodes MANFRELLTATKQEIREVDTETADRLRNEGSLILDVREADEFETGAVPGALFIPRGHLESQIEMKLPNKDTPVIVQCAGGVRSAFAAKTLEQLGYTDVTSMAGGFGKWKDEGRDWKVPQSLQPDQKNRYKRHLLLPEVGEEGQMKLLDAKVLLLGAGGLGSPSGLYLAAAGVGTIGIVDMDVVDESNLQRQILHTLDRVGMRKVDSARVAIESLNPDVKVITHDVRLDANNIADIISGYDLVVDGADNFPVRYMLNDASVKLGIPVIHGSIFRFEGNVTVFDPRRGPTYRDLLPEPPPPEMAPSCAEAGVLGVLPGIVGCIQAIETIKYLLDLGDPLIGRYLAFDALDMTFREFKIRPDPANQITWENRDQIQVVELTDQCMPAPLEAPAAA; translated from the coding sequence ATGGCCAACTTCCGCGAACTGCTGACCGCCACCAAGCAAGAGATCCGCGAGGTGGACACCGAGACCGCCGACCGATTGCGCAACGAGGGCTCGCTCATCCTCGATGTGCGCGAAGCCGACGAGTTTGAAACCGGCGCGGTGCCCGGCGCGCTCTTTATCCCCCGGGGTCACCTCGAGAGTCAGATCGAGATGAAGTTGCCCAACAAGGACACACCGGTGATCGTGCAGTGCGCCGGTGGTGTGCGCTCGGCGTTCGCGGCCAAAACGTTGGAACAGCTGGGCTACACCGATGTCACCTCGATGGCCGGCGGCTTCGGCAAGTGGAAGGACGAGGGGCGCGACTGGAAGGTGCCACAGAGCCTGCAACCCGACCAGAAGAACCGCTACAAGCGTCATCTGCTGTTGCCCGAGGTTGGGGAGGAGGGGCAGATGAAGCTGCTGGACGCCAAGGTGCTGTTGCTGGGCGCCGGGGGTCTCGGCAGCCCATCCGGCCTGTACCTTGCGGCCGCCGGGGTGGGAACGATCGGCATCGTCGACATGGATGTGGTGGACGAGTCCAACCTGCAACGCCAGATTCTGCACACGCTGGATCGGGTGGGAATGCGCAAGGTGGACTCGGCCAGGGTGGCGATCGAGAGCCTCAACCCCGACGTGAAGGTGATCACCCACGATGTCCGCCTGGACGCCAACAACATCGCCGACATCATCTCCGGGTACGACCTGGTGGTCGATGGTGCCGACAACTTCCCGGTGCGCTACATGCTCAATGACGCTTCGGTGAAGTTGGGTATCCCGGTCATCCACGGGTCGATCTTCCGCTTCGAGGGCAACGTCACCGTGTTCGACCCCAGGCGCGGCCCCACCTATCGCGACCTCCTGCCCGAGCCTCCGCCGCCCGAGATGGCCCCGTCGTGCGCCGAGGCGGGCGTGCTGGGTGTGCTCCCGGGCATTGTGGGCTGCATCCAGGCGATCGAGACGATCAAGTATCTGCTCGACCTGGGCGACCCGCTGATTGGTCGCTACCTGGCGTTCGACGCGCTGGACATGACTTTTCGTGAGTTCAAGATCCGTCCCGACCCGGCCAATCAGATCACCTGGGAGAATCGCGACCAGATCCAGGTGGTCGAGCTGACCGATCAGTGCATGCCCGCCCCGTTGGAGGCGCCCGCCGCCGCCTGA
- a CDS encoding SIR2 family NAD-dependent protein deacylase, whose amino-acid sequence MASTHPAADAEAIQRANALIASARRIVVLTGAGLSTDSGIPDFRGPDGVWTRNPEAERLSTIDTYLGSADVRERAWRARMDHPAWQADPNPGHDAITGLSRTGRLALTVTQNIDGLHLEAGLPAEELVEIHGSMRRVRCVGCGITSPMQATLARVRSGEPDPPCELCGGILKSATIFFGEALVAADLNRALGAAKDADLLLAVGSTLQVYPVADMVPIAASNGASVVIVNGEPTAMDDMADVVVLGSISEVLPAIVNL is encoded by the coding sequence ATGGCGAGCACCCATCCAGCAGCCGATGCCGAGGCGATCCAACGGGCCAACGCATTGATCGCATCGGCACGGCGCATCGTGGTGCTGACCGGCGCCGGCCTCTCCACCGACTCGGGTATCCCCGACTTCCGAGGCCCGGACGGGGTGTGGACCCGCAACCCCGAGGCGGAGCGCCTGTCCACCATCGACACCTACCTGGGCTCGGCCGATGTGCGCGAGCGCGCCTGGCGGGCTCGGATGGACCACCCGGCGTGGCAGGCGGACCCCAACCCCGGCCACGACGCCATCACCGGGTTGTCGCGCACCGGCCGGTTGGCCCTGACCGTGACCCAGAACATCGACGGGCTGCACCTCGAAGCCGGCCTGCCCGCCGAAGAGTTGGTGGAGATCCACGGATCGATGCGGCGCGTGCGGTGCGTTGGCTGCGGGATCACCTCGCCCATGCAGGCCACGCTCGCCAGGGTGCGCTCCGGGGAGCCCGATCCGCCATGCGAGCTGTGCGGCGGCATCCTCAAGTCGGCCACCATCTTCTTCGGAGAAGCGCTGGTGGCCGCCGACCTCAACCGGGCGCTGGGTGCAGCCAAGGATGCCGACCTGCTGCTGGCCGTCGGCTCAACCCTTCAGGTGTATCCGGTGGCCGACATGGTGCCGATTGCCGCATCCAACGGAGCGTCGGTGGTCATCGTCAATGGTGAGCCGACCGCCATGGACGATATGGCGGATGTGGTGGTGCTCGGCTCGATCTCGGAGGTACTGCCCGCCATCGTCAACCTCTGA